A genomic stretch from Patescibacteria group bacterium includes:
- a CDS encoding serine protease, which translates to MKKITYYFLILTFVLGLIPINFSLAITQDKINAEVQIVCPDNYGNWFSGSGTIIDSKGIILTNKHVVSDQYGKIINSCFIGFTESINKEPNFGTKTNPNLAEVKYYTTTDDMDAAILYLENSTNKTYPYIDIWGYNSSSLNLGDGIEVIGYPSIGGNTLTYVNGVMSGMYGNYIKTTAPLEHGNSGGSAYNFSGNFVGIPTAVVKGELNSLSFILSVDKIKEWLSGILGTDFANKIDNYNPPVINQQVSLNSSDLTPPDTQNATATVCADWNCEIHLNFENSWNADYPYFSWKDFSDSSGIDGYYVYVGKDFNAKPTEEGQYINKTEYAGLGSGKSLTDAGIYYLKVQAKDKAGNVSNPVYWTYYFNTSDNLGTIDSNESTAAKSLANRPTKFYIYSYDNGYKGDLLKVVYLDSKNIQRFNLTTNNLYIEWDSTKSSGFIEEELVMFRKDGGYKAGNWYYDCDQKYFYGNKGHYISCIRDGNRKEFRYWGDNYIVATGLGVGQKYDFDFTGYYDKNGSLTDAYHFAVFEVTPSKSVALKESEAGNKLSGKILLQVEEHGEAWYVNPTDGKRYYMKDGATAYQMMRNFGLGITNANLAKLPQEGENKAYPSTFNNLKGKILLQVEEHGEAWYVNPKTGYRHYMKDGDAAYNLMRFYSLGISNSDLVKIPVGNL; encoded by the coding sequence ATGAAAAAAATTACCTATTATTTTTTAATTTTAACATTCGTTTTAGGGCTAATTCCAATTAATTTTTCCTTGGCGATCACTCAAGACAAGATTAATGCCGAAGTACAAATAGTCTGTCCTGATAATTATGGTAATTGGTTTAGCGGTTCCGGCACTATAATCGATTCTAAGGGTATTATTTTGACAAATAAACATGTGGTTTCCGATCAGTATGGTAAAATTATCAACTCTTGTTTTATTGGTTTTACCGAGTCGATAAATAAAGAGCCAAATTTTGGCACTAAGACAAATCCCAATCTAGCTGAAGTGAAGTATTATACTACGACAGATGATATGGATGCCGCAATTTTATATTTAGAAAATTCTACAAACAAAACCTATCCTTATATAGATATTTGGGGTTATAATTCCAGCTCTTTAAATTTAGGGGATGGGATTGAAGTAATAGGATATCCATCAATAGGTGGAAATACGTTAACTTATGTAAATGGGGTTATGAGTGGTATGTATGGAAATTATATAAAAACAACCGCCCCATTAGAGCATGGTAATTCCGGAGGTTCTGCGTATAACTTTAGCGGAAACTTTGTGGGTATACCCACCGCAGTAGTTAAGGGTGAGCTAAATTCGCTGAGTTTTATCTTGAGTGTCGATAAAATAAAAGAGTGGCTCTCAGGTATTTTGGGTACGGACTTTGCAAATAAAATTGATAATTATAATCCGCCGGTTATTAACCAACAGGTTAGTTTGAATAGTAGCGATCTAACACCTCCAGATACTCAAAATGCTACGGCCACCGTTTGCGCAGACTGGAATTGCGAAATACATCTTAACTTTGAGAATTCATGGAATGCTGACTATCCATACTTTTCGTGGAAAGATTTTTCTGATTCGTCCGGAATTGACGGGTATTATGTTTATGTAGGTAAAGATTTTAACGCTAAACCGACTGAAGAAGGCCAATATATAAACAAAACTGAGTATGCGGGCCTAGGATCGGGAAAAAGTTTAACAGACGCGGGTATATATTATTTGAAGGTGCAGGCAAAAGATAAGGCGGGGAATGTTTCAAATCCGGTATATTGGACATATTACTTTAATACCTCGGATAATCTAGGAACCATAGATTCCAACGAGTCTACCGCTGCGAAATCTTTGGCTAATAGACCTACTAAATTCTATATTTATTCTTATGACAACGGATATAAGGGCGATTTACTTAAAGTAGTTTACCTAGATTCAAAAAACATTCAGCGATTTAATTTAACGACGAATAATCTATATATTGAATGGGATTCAACTAAGAGCAGCGGATTTATCGAGGAGGAACTTGTTATGTTTAGGAAAGACGGAGGTTATAAGGCGGGAAATTGGTATTACGACTGTGACCAAAAATATTTTTATGGTAATAAGGGTCATTATATCAGCTGTATCAGAGATGGTAATAGAAAAGAGTTTCGTTATTGGGGCGATAATTATATAGTTGCAACCGGTTTAGGGGTTGGTCAAAAGTATGACTTTGATTTTACTGGTTATTATGATAAAAATGGATCCTTAACTGATGCTTATCATTTTGCTGTTTTCGAAGTCACCCCTAGTAAGAGTGTTGCTTTAAAAGAAAGTGAAGCTGGTAATAAACTCAGCGGAAAAATATTATTACAAGTTGAGGAACACGGCGAAGCGTGGTATGTGAATCCGACGGACGGTAAAAGGTATTACATGAAAGACGGGGCAACTGCATACCAAATGATGAGAAATTTTGGTTTGGGCATCACGAATGCCAATTTAGCTAAACTACCTCAAGAGGGGGAAAATAAAGCTTATCCATCAACTTTTAATAATCTCAAAGGCAAGATACTGTTACAAGTAGAGGAACACGGTGAAGCGTGGTATGTGAATCCAAAAACCGGGTATCGTCATTACATGAAAGACGGCGATGCCGCTTATAATCTTATGCGATTTTATAGCCTCGGTATTTCTAATAGTGATTTAGTAAAAATTCCGGTAGGAAACTTGTAA